The Psychromonas sp. MME1 genome window below encodes:
- a CDS encoding AI-2E family transporter — protein sequence MPNISALTRSLLFFSTFVISLAGIKVAAPIVVPFLLSLFVAIICNPAVTFLTNKKIPHGIAISLIILAIFFSFILLGGIVGASVNEFRQAIPQYEAQLSGELTWLINWMGKYNISLSMSEVRNYFDPAKVMTLVTTTLSGFSSVLGNAFLLLLTVIFMLTEGKSFTTKLHIAFDDSALTTRRLDHFIDMVNQYMAIKTVISLLTGAIIGFSLWLLGVDFFVLWAVLAFLLNYIPNIGSIIAAVPAVILTFLQLGFGSAAIVIGLFVSVNMIMGNIVEPKFMGRSLGLSTLVVFLSLIFWGWLLGMVGMLLSVPLTMILKIALLNSSEGRWFAILLSSDEEVKALQVNKEDS from the coding sequence ATGCCCAATATTTCCGCACTTACTCGTAGCCTTTTGTTTTTTTCAACTTTTGTTATCTCTTTAGCTGGAATAAAAGTAGCGGCTCCGATTGTCGTGCCATTCTTACTATCGTTATTTGTGGCCATTATTTGTAATCCAGCCGTCACCTTTTTAACCAATAAAAAAATTCCACATGGTATTGCGATTAGTTTAATTATTTTGGCGATCTTTTTTTCATTTATATTATTGGGTGGCATTGTCGGCGCTTCTGTTAATGAGTTTCGTCAAGCAATTCCTCAATATGAAGCGCAATTGTCAGGAGAGCTTACTTGGTTAATTAATTGGATGGGAAAATACAATATTTCCTTGTCGATGAGTGAGGTGCGCAATTATTTTGATCCGGCTAAAGTCATGACGCTGGTGACCACAACGCTAAGTGGTTTCAGTAGTGTGCTAGGAAATGCATTCTTATTGTTGCTGACTGTGATATTTATGCTTACAGAGGGAAAAAGCTTTACAACAAAGCTGCACATTGCCTTTGATGACTCTGCCCTTACAACGAGACGTTTGGATCATTTTATCGATATGGTTAATCAATACATGGCCATAAAGACGGTCATTAGTCTGTTAACAGGGGCAATTATAGGTTTTTCATTATGGCTGCTAGGGGTTGATTTTTTTGTTTTATGGGCGGTTCTTGCTTTTTTACTTAATTACATTCCTAACATCGGCTCTATTATCGCCGCAGTCCCTGCTGTAATATTAACCTTTTTACAACTTGGTTTTGGTTCAGCCGCGATTGTCATTGGATTGTTTGTCAGTGTTAATATGATTATGGGGAACATTGTTGAGCCAAAATTTATGGGGCGAAGCTTAGGTTTATCCACACTCGTGGTTTTTTTATCATTAATTTTCTGGGGGTGGTTATTAGGCATGGTGGGAATGTTACTCTCTGTTCCATTAACCATGATTTTAAAAATAGCTTTGTTGAATAGTAGTGAGGGAAGGTGGTTTGCCATCTTGTTAAGCTCCGATGAAGAAGTCAAAGCGTTACAAGTGAATAAAGAAGATAGTTAA